A genomic window from Carassius auratus strain Wakin chromosome 19, ASM336829v1, whole genome shotgun sequence includes:
- the LOC113119535 gene encoding regulator of G-protein signaling 1, with amino-acid sequence MLRKFSSEGALLELDFLPWGDRDGTPDTSDDQPDGASASYPCTPDAMSGGAGKGELKRDHSISMENLVDLEKDSGLLKVTNFNESFKAYSDSQLTGTAKGSCESVGKCEAQQHSPSPTLKPGQMHVSPKPPHYHRQQARAKLAAAKLHLKSLFGQGSPQSSHSNLASAEHRANVTSAKERRSRMPFLKQWSQVGHSRARLSRKEMESWAKSLDALLESRVGVTVFEAFLRSEFSEENLQFYSACEQYRQSSNKFSLQRRAKMITETYIQPGAPREVNLDSKTRELTLELLKAPSHTSLSHAQRRIYCLLEMDSYHRFLQSEIYLTLLRDSY; translated from the exons ATGCTGCGTAAGTTCAGTTCGGAGGGTGCATTGCTGGAGCTGGATTTCCTGCCCTGGGGGGATAGAGATGGGACTCCGGACACCTCGGATGATCAGCCAGATGGAGCCTCAGCATCCTACCCTTGCACCCCAGATGCAATGTCGGGGGGTGCTGGAAAGGGGGAGCTCAAGAGAGATCACAGCATTAGTATGGAAAATCTGGTCGACTTGGAGAAGGACTCTGGTTTGCTGAAAGTGACAAATTTTAATGAGAGCTTTAAAGCGTACAGTGACAGCCAGCTCACTGGCACTGCTAAAGGCAGCTGTGAGAGTGTGGGAAAGTGTGAAGCGCAGCAACACTCCCCGTCACCCACACTGAAACCTGGCCAAATGCACGTCTCCCCAAAACCTCCCCACTATCACCGGCAGCAAGCTCGGGCCAAACTGGCAGCTGCTAAATTACACCTTAAAAGCTTGTTTGGACAG gGTTCACCGCAGTCCTCCCATTCGAATCTGGCCAGTGCAGAGCACAGAGCGAACGTAACCAG CGCTAAAGAGAGGCGTTCTCGAATGCCTTTCCTCAAGCAGTGGAGTCAGGTGGGCCACAGCAGAGCTCGACTCAGCAGGAAGGAGATGGAAAGTTGGGCCAAGTCCCTTGATGCTTTGCTGGAAAGCAGAG TGGGCGTCACAGTGTTTGAAGCGTTCCTGCGATCGGAGTTCAGTGAGGAAAACCTGCAGTTCTACTCGGCCTGTGAGCAGTACAGACAGTCGTCCAACAAATTCAGCCTGCAGAGACGGGCAAAAATGATTACCGAGACTTACATCCAGCCTGGTGCTCCCAGAGAG GTGAACCTGGACAGTAAGACGAGAGAACTGACCCTAGAGCTCCTCAAAGCCCCCTCTCACACGTCCCTCTCACACGCCCAGAGACGCATCTACTGCCTGCTGGAAATGGACAGTTACCACCGCTTCCTCCAGTCGGAGATCTACCTCACACTTCTGAGGGACTCATATTAA